The sequence below is a genomic window from Entelurus aequoreus isolate RoL-2023_Sb linkage group LG15, RoL_Eaeq_v1.1, whole genome shotgun sequence.
attcttttcacaaaatacaaccaatagtacattaatgttaaatcttacttgtgaaaagtaatcccccgattcctattttcaacagtccgctcatttgagcaggaaaacgctgaacaccaggtagaaaacatctttgttttctacctgtcaactgtcagtttagcatctttgttttctacctgtcaactgtcagtttagcatctttgttttctacctgtcaactgtcagtttaggctgctcaccacttcaagatggcggacgAATTTCTCACGTCAcaacagccaatgctgcgtctacttataagatgtctatggttataacgtcattgcaaacacggcaatctgttgcgtccactgcagttcgctaccttattcatagtttttgttaagtgattttttttaagcagggttgcatgaggtacctatacataacattacgttagtcaatgtatcacacacagtaacgcaacgttagacggcggtcagcagcaccgcatattttacccacctacaaaaagacaaacatagtcaaataaaggtcagttaaaatgtatactatattaagaatatgtgtacctattgcatagggccctgacatctaaaaagtacaactctgttcattgttatgttcatgtatttgttatgtttttcacgtTTACGCACACATAAacgcacatacagtatgagattagatcaatgagataaggtaaaaacaggatagaaactgctgtggaactagttacaatgcaatatgccatggaaatacaatgttaacacttttgtgcaaataagtacagtgcacttgttttttcaaatgtgtttattctgtaaaggaatgagttaaatattttaaatgactggttaatagtgctattatgaagtgcaatgtcagcactattttttttcctgcaatttcaaatgcacttccatccatccatccatcttcttccgcttatccgaggtcgggtcgcgggggcagcagcctaagcagggaagcccagacttccctctccccggccacttcgtccagctcctccagggggatcccgaggcgttcccaggccagccgggagagatagtcttcccaacgtgtcctgggtcttccccgtggtctcctaccggtcggacgtgcccgaaagaactccctagggaggcgttcggatggcatcctgaccagatgccagaaccacctcatctggctcctctcgatgtggaggagcaacggctttactttaatctcctcccggatgacagagcttctcaccctatttctaagggagaacctcgccacccggcggaggaaactcatttcagccgcttgtacctgtgatcttgtcctttcggtcatgacccaaagctcatgaccataggtgaggatgggaacgtagatcgaccggtaaattgagacctttgccttccggctcagctccttcttcaccacaacggatcgatacagcatccgcattactgaagacgccgcaccgatccgcctgtcaatctcacgatccactcttccctcactcgtgaacaagactccgaggtacttgaactcctccacttggggcgagTTATCCTCCCCAacacggagatggcactccacccttttccgggcgaaaaccatggactcggacttggaggtgctgattcccatcccagtcgcttcacactcggctgcgacctgatccagtgagagctggagatattggccagatgaagccatcaggaccacatcatctgcaaatagcagagacttagttctgcagccaccaaaccagataccctcaacgcccttactgtgcctagaaattctgtccataaaagttatgaacagaatcggtgacaaagggccgccttggcggagtccaaccctcactggaaacgggtccgacttactgccggcaatgcggaccaagctctgacactgattatacagggagcggaccgccacaataagacagttcgttaccccatactctctgataactccccacaggacttccaatggtacacggtcgaatgccttctccaagtccacaaaggacatgtagactggttgggcaaactcccatgcaccctcaaagacCCTACCGAGAGTATtgcgctggtccacagttccacgaccaggacgaaaaccacactgttccttctgaatccgaggttcgactatccggcgtagcctcctcttcagtacacctgaatagaccttaacgggaaggctgaggagtgtgatcccaagatagttggaacacaccctccggttccccttcttaaagacaggaaccaccaccccggtctgccaatccagaggtacagcccacgatgtccacgcgatgttgcagagtcttgtcaaccaagacagccccacagcatccaaagccttaaggaactccgggcggatctcatccacccccggggccttgccactgaggagctttttaactacctcggcaacctcatccccagatataggagagcccacccggattccccaggcactgcttcctcataggaagacgtgctggtaggattgtggaggtcttcgaagtattccctccaccgatccacaacatccgcagtcgaggtcagcagaacaccatccccaccatacacggtgttgacattgcactgcttccccttcctgaggcggcggatggcggtccagaatcgcttcgaagccgtccggaagtcgttttcatTGGCTTCACCGAACTCCTCCGCGACGGCTGaaaccgcacaccgcttggcctgtcggtacctgtctgctgcctccggagtcctatgagccaaaagagcccgataggactctttcttcagcttgacggcatccctcaccgctggtggacaccagcaggttctaggattaccgccacgacaggcaccaaccaccttgcggccacagctccagtcGGCCGccccgacaatagaggtacggaacatcgtccactcggactcaatgtccagcgcctccctcgtgacatgttcaaagttcttccagaggtgggaattgaaactctctctgacaggagactctgccaggcattcccagcaaaccctcacaatgcgtttgggcctgccaggtctgtctggcatcctcccccaccattgcagccaactcaccaccaggtggtgatcggtagaaagctccgcccctctctttacccgagtgtccaaaacatgacaaCAACacagtcgatcatggaactgtccatatgtgccaagtgcacatatggacacccttacgtttgaacatggtgtttgttattgacaatctgtgacgagcacaaaagtccaataacaaaacaccactcgggttcagatccgggcggccattcttcccaatcacgcctctccaggtttcactgtcgttgccaacatgagcgttgaagtcccccagtagaacgagggaatcacccgggggacactctccagtactccctcgagtgaatccaaaaagggtgggtactctgagctgccgtttggcacataagcgcaaacaacagtcagaacccgtcccccaacccgaaggcggagggaagctaccctctcgtccactgggttgaactccaacgtgcaggctttgagccggggggcaaaaaGAATTGcaaccccagcccgtcgcctctcactgccggcaatgccagagtggaagagagtccagcccctctcaagagaactggttccagagcccttgctgagCGTCGAAGtgagccggaacttctccacctcacgcactagctcaggctccttccccccagcgaggtgacgttccacgtcccaagagctagcttatgtagccgaggatcggaccgccaagtgccctgcctttggctgcTGCCctgctcacactgcacccgacctctatggcccctgctatgggtggtgagcccattggaggggggacccacattgcctcttcgggctgtgcccggccgggccccattgggacccaactccgggcctggctccagaggggggccccggtgacccgcgtccgggcgagggaaatcttggtcctttgtttgtgttcttcatagaggtcttccagctgctctttgtctgatccctcacctaataTAATAgttgctattatgaagtgcaatgtcagcactattttttttcctgcaatttcaaatgcacttgttttaataaatgaatacagcattttaaaagcatacacaatcagtgtaaatatattagtctgtggataaaaggacttgaaaggactcaaaactcaaaatgccggacttgggacttgacttgagactttccagtcttgactttggacttgactcgggacttgcctgtcttgactcgggatttgactcgggacttgagggcaaagacttgagacttacttatgacttgcaaaacaatgacttggtcccacctatggtatttattataatgtttatttatcattattactgtATCActgccttttatttattttgtttcctgtGTTTGTCCCTCATTTTGTACATGGTACGCattttaaaagacattttaaaaaGCGAGACAAAGGGCATGTTTCTGGCTcctgtttattttaataaacaatcaaaaTTAGCATTTTTTCTCTTGTTGggtggaaagttgtacatgaAGTTATATATTTCTATAATGTAGctttaatgtagcaagctacttttgtcgTGTAGCTTGCTACAGTTCTCTGGGGATAGcatcccctgtagcttagctgcatttaatcaaaagttacttgtagcttagttaactACATTTTCattcaataataacaataatagaaaTAATGGTCAAAAACATGGCATAAATTGTTAAGAacaaacttgtaaaaaaaaagtaacattttagCAATTTTTCAGTGTATATTTGATTAAGGTTTTACTGATTTTAGAATGACACCAAACCAGTGAAGATGATGACTCAGAAAAGTAAATTCCCTATCGTTTTCATCCCAGAGATCAACTGCCAGGTAAtgaaattgtttgtttgtttaatgacGAACATCAAATGGATTAAATTATATGTCATTATGCAGATTAATTTGTGTTTATCAAAATGATGCTTTGACAGATCCTAGAGCTGCCTTACAAAGGAAAGGATCTAAGCATGCTTGTCTTCCTGCCCAATGAAATTGAGGACGACATGACAGGCTTGGAGAAAGTACAACACACATTCAGTGAAAGAAGCAACAACACTGACGATAACGCATTATTTAATATCACAATTTCCCCTCCTGACAGTTGAAGACAGCCCTGACATATTCCAAATTAATGGAGTGGACTTCTTCGCCCATGATGATTGTAGAAGAGGTCGAGGTGAGCCTGCCAAGATTCAAGATGGAGGTGACCTACGACTTAGAGAGCATTCTGGGCAGCATGGGCATGGTGGATGCGTTTGACAGCAGCAGGAGCGACTTCTCTGGTAAGGAATGACTCATTTGGGCAGACAAAAATTAATAACAATACAGTCATTTGGACTCAATTAATCAATGAAATAGCGTAGCCgggccgatatttggcattttgacatatAATGATATTAGCCTTCTTttatccaaagacatgcacctggggataggttgattggcaacactaaattggccctatcatgtgaatgtgagtgtgaatgttgtctgtctatctgtgttggccctgtaatgaggtggcgacttgtccagggtgtaccccgccttccgcccgattgtagctgagataggctccagtgcccctcgcaaccccgaagggaataagcagtagaaaagggatgtatgtatatatatatatatatatatatatatatatatatatatatatatatatatatatatatatatatatatatatatatatatatatatatatatataattttctcCCCATCACCCCTTGCCCgctccccaccaccaccaccctccCCCCTTTCTCTCCTTGGAGTGCTGATCGCCAACAGCATGTCTCTTCTGCTTACAAGAACTTGTCAGAACTTCCCTTTTTTGCCGGAaattccagtttttgtccttctctcCTGGAGTCTTCCTCCCGTTTTATGCATTTTTGCTACTACAGCGATCTTACGACAAGTCTTCGTCCGCTACACTCGCGGTGTGGGAGCATAGCGAGTTGTTATGTTTCGTGATTCAGTCAAATAACAGTCCAACACagatggatggacatgaagatgacagaaaatcTATCTCTGCCAAAAATACACACGTTGTGTACATTGACAAATAGGGGACTTATACAATACGTAAAGAAGACCAGGCAGCAGCTCATTTCTGTAATATTGAAGAAGAAATGGTCggccagcttgaaaaatgtcccacCTTAGCTACATGAAGGATCCCAGAGTTGTTTAAATGTTTGCCATATTTAGAAATTGTGTATTTCATATAAATCATACAATTTAGAAATCATTTATTTAAATCATTGATTAGATTGTGTAACaaattgacaacaggaagtgaacaaagtgTATGTATTCATAATTGCTATTAAGTGgaaaagggataggattaaataagctttgcttcttccttctccttttcggacatgttgtaaagacaaatgaaaatatataaaatatgtgatgtatcatattgaaactTTATACATATTCGAAGTAAACTTCAAcctaccaaccaaccaaccaaccagggaagtgcacatgattatagaggggcaggggctcaaagtcagaaaagggcaggacatttttttttggtcctttacacaatatggaaattaatgtaaaattaaatttgctaataggaagctaactacttagctgtgtgtcccttgtaggtaaaagtgattgccatttcttttgtgtcaacaaattattgtcataatgagttcattcacattatcataggcttggaagacatgaaaagcaacaaaacactggtttattattaggctgtttattgttaaagataagcactttaatattgaacattgaacagtgcaacatgaacattgaaaaaaaatacaaaaataaatacccaaatggaaaaaacttcaatgtgaaaatctgtccttcccttaacttgatgaaaacaccatcaagttgtaacttatggtctttctcactcaATGCTcggactaaacaactgaaacgcaatacagggccaaaaatatggaccaggggccagtagagggctgtaggatggaggccacccatacccaaatatgctcctcaatgtaaattcagggcttccatgaaatgctgtgaaatcatcaattttagccatgcattaagaggtctgctacccttagctgcttcctggcgctccttctccttccttttctgcatcatttctttttttggcattgtgctgcaggcataatcaacatgaatcaagtttaaatacagatggtaatattcctaacagataacctacatcttatatccccagaatgctgaaattattattattattaataataataataattattattattattatcattattattattattattattgttattattatcattattatcattattattattattattattattattttgctaacccacacagtaatagcaaagtcacaataaactgtatatctaaacctctactatgagagaaatgtgatccgccgtaaacacagtgcattttattttgaaaattaacccgtgttttattttgtattttatacactacttcctgtcccgcacgatccgctctgctctgtgcggaattgatgtgccgtgctcaattgatgcgccgtgctccgacgtccggcaaaaacagaagctgacacattgaataatagaatattacagcgtttttctgaaatatcacCCATATTAGTTGCTGAATGAGTGGACGGCGATTAGACCataacataactcacaggttcaagttgctccactgtcacgtctccggctcaggggcgcagttggctctctctgctctcacttactcactcactcgccctctctctctctctctggcggaagcggcaggctcaaacaaccccatattacaagaaaacgtggaggttttttttggggggttttttttttttacatccctgacaggaatttattaatgttgtttaaagaaaagaaggaaaaaaaaagaaaaaaacacacacaggcagagggcactttttaagacgaggcaaaaaagggcaggggctcgagcacccatagggccctatttGTGCACATGCCTGCAACCAACCAATATAACAGGGTTCTTCacaaggaaaccttacaatgtattaaatccataaactgctgTAAAATTGATTAGAAGTGGAGTTGTTATGATGTAGAACAATCCCATATTTTTGACCAATTATCAGGAGATTTCTCATATTTTCAAATGCCAATGTTGGTGTTCTTCTTAGACACACATAATGAAGGTGTTTGTAAAATCCTCTCATGTTTTTTGCTGccaaattaaccacaacattagcacCACATAAAATATTAAGTTGCTACTGGTCCGCTGCTTCCTAAAAATAATGTTTCAAAAACCCAGcctaaagccttgtccagctgtttactgatgtatactattcatgtttaaataagttTTATTGCAAATGacggctccaaatatcggttacaaactgactactaataatcggtatcggcatCGGccctaaaaaaaaagtatatcagtCGATCTCCACTAAAAAAAGACGTGTGGTTTATACAGAAAACCTGCTTAAGGGGGTCCTATGAAAAAATAACTTTACTtatctgttggtacctgtttatatgtatttgggaagtcccgaaaatgtgaaatcaaaccaaggCATGGCGTAGATATGTATAAAACAAACTTGCTTTCATCCAAACTTGCTCTGAATTAGCTACTGTATGTGGAAATTGAGACGATTGTgatgtattttgccttagttaagTCAGC
It includes:
- the LOC133630467 gene encoding leukocyte elastase inhibitor-like isoform X3 encodes the protein MRKLKNDTKPVKMMTQKSKFPIVFIPEINCQILELPYKGKDLSMLVFLPNEIEDDMTGLEKLKTALTYSKLMEWTSSPMMIVEEVEVSLPRFKMEVTYDLESILGSMGMVDAFDSSRSDFSGMSAANDLVLSKVIHKSFVEVNEEGSEAAAATALIFVERASAISHTFIADHPFFFFIRYNPTNTILFAGQYSSPE